TCCGCGAGGCCTATGTGTATCGgatcacgtggtccgagcgagtgtTTTACCCTTTGATTCGGATACGTCCCCCAAGTGCATTGACCgcgaaggcctgggaagacgccaGAGACTATGCAGAGTTTGCACCAGCCAAAACCGCAAGATAAACAGGCCATTAGCGACCAACCCCCGCTCATAGAAGTAACTGGTAGATCTTAAGTATAACTATTTAAAAGCCATGCAGAGTTAGAGGTATGTTTTGATTTGGGCTGTGCGTCGATTAGTCCCTTCAAAAGTTAGGTGATTTGGAGAGTTTCTGACAGATTCTTTTGGAGAGCTTTGCTTGAGAATACCTTTAGGGGAAGCCTTAGGCGAGCCCCTCGTTGGAGAGCCGCCAGGTGGAGAAGACCTCGATAGCGTGCTGTGGCGCTCACCAGTTCCTAACGCCACAGCAACTCTTCCAATTGAAAGTAAAGAATGTGAATTTGCTTCTCTTACTTCAGGTAACGCGGGTAGAATATAAGCCCGCGTGTTATGATGAGGAAAACGATAAATGAGCCAGAGTTTTGGCGCAAAAATGCAAACAAGTGTTCCTGTCGCAGCGGCTAAATTAGTTAGACACGTGAACACGGTTAAGCTTGGGCCTACCAATATAGACCAGCCGGGGTAGAACGTGGCAAAAGTTACTGCAAACACAGTAAGTGAAAATGCTACGTGTTTTGCTTCGTCAAATCTGTGTCCGCGGGGCAGGCCTTTGGTGCTATACGCAACTATCATGGACCCGATCAGAATAGCCGCTAAGTAACATGCGCAGAAATAGCGAACAATCATTCCACCGATGGTCTGGTGTTGTTTGCACGCGGCGTAGACGATGAGGCGCGAgtcgatttgtttttcaaattgtGGCGGGTCGGCAATGATCCATATCAGCGcgacaaaaactggaaaaaaccACAAGGCCGCTACTATAAAAAGTATAACCTTGGATCTGTCTTTCGTAAGAGGCTTGAGCAGCGCGCGGATTCGACAAACTTTAAGAAACTGGACCAATGCCCCGCCTGTGTAAACAAAGTAGAAGATTGGCGGCAGTAAACGACAGCTTGTATCAGAAAGCTTGTTTAGGTGGATGAAATTGAACATGTAAGCCAGGATGACGAGGACCAACAATAAGTTGTTGAGAATTCCACCCGTGTCTCGAATAATCGGAGTCTGGCGCTTTTGTACGACAATTGCAATGACAACCAACGTCGAACTCACGCACCCGGCTGTAAGGACACTCAGGGCTATCCCCCAGGCCTCTCCCCATTCCACGAACCTGACCGGGACTTCCTCGCATTTGGTTTTATTTTGGTCTGATATAAAACCTTTGGGACAACTAGTACATTGGGAACTTCCCAAGGAATCACTAACAGTGTCCAGGTCACATGGTACACATTCCCAGAAGCACTGATTGGGCTTGCTTCGGTAGGTACCAGGCTTGCAGATTTCTCCACAAGTAATTCGAGGTTTTACATTCTGGTGCCACTGCATCAGATCATCGCGCACGCTTAATCTCGGCGCTCTTCCCATGTTCCAAAATCCTATCTTGACGAGATCAAAATTGCCTTGAGGCGTTTCCTGCAGGTTGTAAATGTCATACGCTGCTTCAACCTCACCCCTTTGAAAGTCGATTCGGCCCGTAATTCCTTCAAATGCTGAGAGGTTCTTGAGACTTTGTAATAGATCGTCTGGACGCAGCGCGGAAATGCGATCAGAACACGAAGCTCCTGGAGAGTTGCATTTAAGTAAATTCCTCAGGGCATAAGCAACAGAATACACTGCGTCTCTGACATATGGAATAACCCCTTGGCTGTAGTCTCGGGCGTACGTCTCGTTCGAGATCCTCTCTGTACCCGAACACTGCTTGTAAAAGGGACTCGTGTAGTTCACGGCTGAACAGTTGAATTCGTCCTGCCAAAATTCATTCCACCAGATTCCTTTATCCATAAGAGGCCCCACCTTGATAATATGTTGTTCGAATTCTTTAAAAGGAAATCCATGGAAACCAAAGCCTATGGCACCTTGAATGACCGGCTTGAACCGCACTTCTTGACTGATCAATGCGGATTCTGCCCATCCGTCACTCGCAATCCACGTTTTCCCAGTCATTCCTTGTTTAAGTGCTTCCTCAAACACTTTTATTGCTTCTGGAACAAGGCTATACAATATTATAATTTGCACATGGTCCATGCTCTTCAGTCGAGTGATCACTTGAGGAATTAGATCTTCGGAGTCGTGGACGGGGAACAGCTGTCGCATGACGATGCATATTCCGCTATCATTCGCCGCGCTTACGAAAGCATCAATCCCGCTCCGGCCATACCAATCATCCACTCCAATGACAGCGACACAAGTCCACTTATAGTGAGCTACCAGCTGCGCCATAGCTAGTGACTGAAATTTATCCACCGGAACGGTACGAAAGAATGACGTAAACTGGGGGTCAGATAGTTCCGCACTTGATGCCCCGTAGCTTACTTGAGGCACATCCACGACTTGGAGGACATTTGCCACGTTAACTGAGATCCGCGAATCCAAACCTCCAATTACCGCTAAAATAGGATTTTCTTTTGATGACGTTGCTTGCGCAACACAGCTGTTCGTCACGAGGTAACGAGGGTcaaatttgagcgtgtttctgAAGACAAAATCCGAAACAACAGTTACTGCTTCTTGGTCATCGCCACACGTGTCGCGAATATCATATCCCAAAGTCACGTTTGTTAGAATagagttgtttttgttgatttcgtCCACAGCGAACATCATAGCCTCGGCATACATTAGAACATTTGGTCGCAGGTCCGAGCATGATTCTTGTTGTTTGACCAGGTGGAGAGGAAATAATCCTCCTAAAATGATGTCACCATGCTTATAAGTTCTTGTGTTTCTGTAGTCtttcaaagaaagagaaacatcGACCAGGGTATCAACAGCGAGAAGAACAATTACACTGAAGAAACGTAGAGGGTCCATTATATAAATTATGACTTTTGAACTGTGGACGAAAAGTTGAGAAGATTATCGACTGATTACATGTTCCAAAATTCGGCAGTTCTAAAATGTAACAAATCCTGCTGCCTCTTTAGATGACTCTAAATCTACGTCAGATCACACGACGTCTGTACGTTAATCCCTTGAAACTGACTCGAAAACTGAAAGTAGTGAATAGCCATTAACATTGTCAAACGCTAAATTCACGAGCAAACACAATGCAAATGATATGTTACGTTTGAGGTCTTTGTATTGGCCTTCGTTTCCTGACGCGTGACTAAAAGCGGACATTAACATTGtcaattgtttttattgtctaaCATTGATCAGCGAATCGTGACCGACAGCAGGCCAACATTTTTTTCCGGTggaaaactttcattttaagaaaaaatgcaaaacaaaaaagtgaaactCAAAGATTAGTGTAGATGGACACTGAGACTTTCtgttttcatccacagactcatgGTAGCCCTAGCAGTTcgcataataaacagcaccacaggatGAAGGATTACTTAATGTCAAGTTTTTTGATCTCATGATTTGAACCAGTGAACACGTAACAGGATTTGATCCACTAGCTTTAAAAGATAGAACTAACTTGTATGAATGTAATAAACAGTGCAGTTCCAAAGAATAGTCCCCCAGCTCAAGATCAGAGTCGAGTCTCCTTGAATTGGTTTTATATTTACTCCGGATAGAAGTGGTTTGCTTTCTCTGAATAAAtgacagaagagaaaaaagatcACTGATATGCACAATAGCGTGAGTCATTTCCTGGTTTAATATATTTTCTAGCAATACAA
The genomic region above belongs to Porites lutea chromosome 12, jaPorLute2.1, whole genome shotgun sequence and contains:
- the LOC140953929 gene encoding extracellular calcium-sensing receptor-like, which produces MDPLRFFSVIVLLAVDTLVDVSLSLKDYRNTRTYKHGDIILGGLFPLHLVKQQESCSDLRPNVLMYAEAMMFAVDEINKNNSILTNVTLGYDIRDTCGDDQEAVTVVSDFVFRNTLKFDPRYLVTNSCVAQATSSKENPILAVIGGLDSRISVNVANVLQVVDVPQVSYGASSAELSDPQFTSFFRTVPVDKFQSLAMAQLVAHYKWTCVAVIGVDDWYGRSGIDAFVSAANDSGICIVMRQLFPVHDSEDLIPQVITRLKSMDHVQIIILYSLVPEAIKVFEEALKQGMTGKTWIASDGWAESALISQEVRFKPVIQGAIGFGFHGFPFKEFEQHIIKVGPLMDKGIWWNEFWQDEFNCSAVNYTSPFYKQCSGTERISNETYARDYSQGVIPYVRDAVYSVAYALRNLLKCNSPGASCSDRISALRPDDLLQSLKNLSAFEGITGRIDFQRGEVEAAYDIYNLQETPQGNFDLVKIGFWNMGRAPRLSVRDDLMQWHQNVKPRITCGEICKPGTYRSKPNQCFWECVPCDLDTVSDSLGSSQCTSCPKGFISDQNKTKCEEVPVRFVEWGEAWGIALSVLTAGCVSSTLVVIAIVVQKRQTPIIRDTGGILNNLLLVLVILAYMFNFIHLNKLSDTSCRLLPPIFYFVYTGGALVQFLKVCRIRALLKPLTKDRSKVILFIVAALWFFPVFVALIWIIADPPQFEKQIDSRLIVYAACKQHQTIGGMIVRYFCACYLAAILIGSMIVAYSTKGLPRGHRFDEAKHVAFSLTVFAVTFATFYPGWSILVGPSLTVFTCLTNLAAATGTLVCIFAPKLWLIYRFPHHNTRAYILPALPEVREANSHSLLSIGRVAVALGTGERHSTLSRSSPPGGSPTRGSPKASPKGILKQSSPKESVRNSPNHLTFEGTNRRTAQIKTYL